The proteins below come from a single Candidatus Zixiibacteriota bacterium genomic window:
- a CDS encoding FtsX-like permease family protein has protein sequence MFSLGLVFKMFWREFKAQRKRMFLTILAIVWGTMSITMLLAFGEGLRTSLAKNQKGLGENIVIIWGGQTSKPYKGLPRGRRIRFEKEVIDYLKQRIPEAKQIGGEYTRWGVTVANGKKMFNRMCNGVYPSYENMRNMIPQSGGRFINDLDMENKRRVAFLGHELAADLFGENMPVEKMVGRQIEINRNQFTVIGVMAEKMQMGMYSGPDWNRVIIPATTFEGIYGHRYMNNLVIQLHDTKHADWMEDRLVQELAGRYEFDPTDMSTVHVWNFVENVETMSKVMLGMQIFFGLIGGLTLLVAGVGVANIMYVAVKERTTEIGIKMALGAKKFQVMAQFILEALLIACIGGLLGIAISFAITGMMASVEFENEALRWLGKPTISGTIAIVTASILGLIGIVAGFFPSRKAASVNPVESLRYE, from the coding sequence ATGTTCAGTCTCGGATTAGTATTTAAGATGTTCTGGCGCGAATTCAAAGCCCAGAGAAAACGTATGTTCCTGACGATTTTGGCGATCGTGTGGGGCACTATGTCAATCACTATGCTACTGGCATTCGGCGAGGGTCTGCGCACCAGCCTGGCCAAAAACCAGAAGGGATTGGGTGAGAACATCGTGATCATCTGGGGCGGTCAGACTTCCAAACCGTACAAGGGCCTGCCGCGCGGACGCAGGATCCGTTTCGAGAAGGAAGTAATCGATTATCTCAAACAGAGAATTCCAGAAGCGAAACAAATCGGCGGCGAATATACACGCTGGGGTGTCACGGTTGCCAATGGCAAGAAGATGTTCAACCGGATGTGCAACGGCGTATATCCAAGCTATGAAAATATGCGCAATATGATCCCGCAGTCAGGGGGTCGTTTCATCAATGATCTCGACATGGAAAACAAACGCAGAGTAGCTTTCCTGGGGCACGAGCTGGCGGCCGACCTGTTTGGAGAAAACATGCCTGTCGAAAAGATGGTCGGTCGGCAGATCGAAATCAATCGCAACCAGTTTACCGTAATCGGTGTTATGGCGGAAAAGATGCAGATGGGGATGTATTCCGGACCGGACTGGAACCGCGTGATTATCCCCGCCACAACTTTCGAGGGTATCTACGGGCACCGTTATATGAACAACCTGGTAATCCAGCTTCACGACACCAAACACGCTGACTGGATGGAGGACCGTCTGGTGCAGGAACTGGCCGGAAGATACGAATTCGATCCGACCGATATGTCGACTGTACATGTCTGGAATTTCGTCGAAAATGTCGAGACGATGAGCAAGGTCATGCTCGGAATGCAGATATTTTTCGGCTTGATCGGAGGCCTGACTCTATTGGTGGCCGGTGTCGGTGTGGCCAATATCATGTACGTCGCGGTGAAGGAACGAACGACCGAAATCGGCATCAAGATGGCACTGGGAGCAAAAAAATTCCAGGTCATGGCGCAGTTTATACTCGAGGCTCTTTTGATCGCCTGTATCGGCGGTCTGCTCGGTATCGCCATATCATTTGCAATTACCGGCATGATGGCCTCGGTCGAGTTCGAAAACGAAGCCCTCAGGTGGCTGGGCAAGCCGACCATATCGGGCACAATCGCGATAGTTACCGCGTCTATCCTGGGCCTGATCGGTATAGTGGCCGGTTTCTTCCCATCACGTAAAGCCGCGTCTGTAAACCCGGTCGAATCCCTACGTTACGAGTGA